The genomic stretch ACAGGCATTCAACATTGCAACTTAGTAGGGAGTGAGCTGGTACGAGCCCATCTTCCGCGGAGGCACCTTTGCCTGGAACATGCGgtcaatctcgtcaaagGTGCGGCCCTTGAGCTCGGGCACAAAGAACCAGCTCCAGGCGGTGGCAATGAGGGccaggccgccaaagatgaagccgACCTTGCCCTTGAGGTTGGCCTCGTCCGGGTTCACCATGTAGGGGATGGCAAAGTTGAAGGCGATGCCCATGACGGCCTGGGTGGCGGTGGCGAGGGCAATGGTGGGCGCGCGCAGCGAGGTGCTGCTCGTCTCGCCCAGgatggcaaaggccatggcgccgaggccgacgtAATAAAAGAAGGCGTAGACGACGGTCAGCGACGCCTGCACCCACTTTGCGCCGGCGGTGGGCACGACGTCCATGATgccgatgaggaagaggatggccGTCAGGATGCACATGCAGCTCACAAagatgcggcggcggccaaaCGAGTTCATGATGATCCAGCTGAGGATGTTGCCGCCGAGCCCGCAGGCCGTGACGCCGATGCCCAAATCAAAGCTCTTCTCGGTGGGCAGGCCGGCCAGCTCGAAGAAGTAGGTGGAGAAGCccaggacgaagatgatgccgGTGAAGTGCTGGCACACAAAGACgcccatggagatggcggtGCGCACCAGGTTGGTGCTCTTGAAGCACTGCACGAAGCTGCCCTGCTCCGAGCCCgacgcctcctcctcggcaatGGTGGCCTCGAGCGTGGCCAGCTTGGCGTTGATGTCGACGCTGGCGCCGTACAGCTTGCGCAGCGCCTTCGTGGCCTGCTCGCGCTTGCCGACGCGGGCGAGGTGCCAGGGCGTCTCGGGCGCaaacggcagcagcaccagcaggaacgcgcagaagaagagctggatggCAAACGGCGCGCGGTACGCCCACCGGCTCTCCCAGCCGCCAAAGCCCTTGATGGCCACGTTCGACAGCAGCTGGCCCGTGCCGATGCCAAACTGCACGCCCGCCGTCGCGATGCCGCGGAAGGCCACGGGCGCGCACTCGGACGCGGCCAGCGGCGACAGCGTCAGGTAGAAGCCCAGGCCAAAGCCCAGGATCAGCTTGGACACGAGGAAGGCGCCCTTGACGCTGGAGAACATCTCGCCCAGGATGCCGCccgcgacgacggcgacgccCATGAGCAGCGCGGCCTTGCGGCCCCAGCGGTCGGCGACCCACGAGCAGGCGAAGCCGCCGAAGAACTGGCCGACGGACGAGACGGTGTTGAAGGCGGACAGCCAGTCGGCGGGCAGCACGGCCTTGCCCTGGTAGATGTAGCCAAAGTCGCGGCGGAAGGATTGGACGGAGAGCATGCCGCCGTTGACCTGGGCGTCGAAGCCCCTGTTGGCATGTCAGCTTATACATGAATATATacatgagatgagatgttGTAAAAGACTGAGACTATCAACTCACCAGCCAACGCCCGCCATGGCCCAGTAAAAGGCCCAAAACACCAGCGCCGGGTGCTTCACAAACACTTCCTTGACCGTCAACTCGTGCTCCCGCTGGATGTCGACGCGCACCGTCTCGTCCTTGGGGCTGCTAAAGTCGTCCACGCCCGAGACGTGAGTCTCGAGCGGGGCGCCGACgcgcttctcgtcttcgGAAAGGCCCATTGCCTCGGCTCTGTCTCACTCAAGTACAAGATACGGAGAATAAAACAAGAGACAGATACAATTGGATGGATTGCCTATGAGTTGGCCGATACCATAATATTCGAATCGAACGAGttacaagaaaaaagagagagaggggatTAGATGTTCATATATAGTATTTAGCACTTCTGAGGGGGGGCCAAAAAGCTCAAAGTGGTGTGAAacatgaaaaaaagacaataaATCAATTGCACTTGCATGGGCATGGTTCAACTTCAAGGATGGGGTAAACAGGAAAGCCCCAAGCCTTGTCCCACTCCAGTCCCGTGGTGGTTTGATGCATCCAGATTGCTTCCAGGCTGCATATGCAACCCATGCAACGGCGCAAAGCctggggaaaaaaataagcCACCCTCCACAGAATTGTAGAAGAAACAATGTGCCTGTTTCGGACCGATTCCGTGATTGGTAGGCGgctaaagagaagaggaaaaataTACTAGTACCACTTGTAAAAAGAgtagagagaaaaaaagcagttTACTTTTCTTGCTAGCTATTTTGTTACGCAAAAGAACTTTGTTATTACGGTCTAGGACCAGGTAGGGGCGGGTAAGCCGATTCGCAAGCTGGGAGAAAAAGGGGATAAAAGAGAAAGCATTGAAGTTGAGTAATATTGGCACCGGTTCTAGCCCGTGTTGTATCCCGGCTTGTTGTCAAGTCCTAGGCTTACGACACTTTCTATTGGCAAAGCAGGTTTCTTTTGACGATTCTGCGTATTATGAAACCATGGAAAAAATGCTTGTCTGATTGCTTGTTGGTGTTGTATAGATGATCctgttggagatgtcgaGGCTTCGCCATGGCGGCAGAATGTTTAGACCATCATCAGCTGTTGAAAGGGCAGTGCTAGTGCAAGATGCTAGCATTTACCAATGAATGGCCCGGCGCTGACAGCCTTCCCAGCCTCTCGCAATATCTCAAATCTGTCGTTTCATGCTTGACTTCTGGCGCAGTTGTAGCCTCGTTTGCCGGGTTTTTGTAAATGAGAAAATTCATGTCGAATCAAGCAATTATCAATTCATAATATCAAACAATATTACAAACAGCATTTCACATACTGCATCAGCGTGTAAACTTACAATTCATAACTTGGCATCTCTTCAGCACGTCCAATCAGGCTAGACGAGGTGAAAATATCACCAGACGCAAAACAAGGGCACCATTTCACACGCTTAGCCGACTATAGCCAGAGCGGTCTAAACGCCAACCCGCACCACAGTGGAGTCCGCAGCAGACAGGGGAACAAAGGTCCGGGGGAAACGGTCCAAAAGAAGTCTGGGGTGCAGCAACcgaacaaaaaagaaaagaaaagaaaacaagtcAATTTGACATTTAGAGCCAGAAAATGCGGAGGGCGACGCTCCCCGGCAGATGTTTTGCGATGGGAGATGCCCTCGAGATTCAAACCAACACACACACTTTCCAAGTCCAACACGCCGCGACATGGCGATTGGCTGCGTTCCCCTGGAATGGGCTGCAGTGGCGTGTCTTTGCCGCCGTGGGGtaaaagaaggaagaggaacagaaaaaaagggaaaaaccGCTAGTGATTTGCTCTAGTGGCCTGGCCAGTGCGGGGAGAGGAGAATGAACGAGTTGACGGTGGGCAGATGATCTGGAGGGCGAGATGCACACGCAGATGCCTACAACAAGAGCAAAGCAATATAAACCGCAATAAAAGTGAAATCCTACTGCCACCTCTAtactgctacagtacagcaGCTATTCGCCACAGCCCATCCCCCGACGGCCAATTCGCCTCTGACGTTGCGCCCGTCGGAAGTTATAGCCGTGGGTGGCATCAAAAAAGCGCCATGGCATGCAAAGCACAGGCAAGATTTCTGCCGTGCAACGGGCCAAAGAAGAGGGTCAGCCGGGCGGCGGTAGCATCCCGAAGCGTTTCTGGGGAAGAGCCACGCCACGGGATGGAACGGTGGCAAGCACCAGGTCTGTCGATACGGACAATGGCCAGCAGAATGAAAGAACAAAGTGCCAGGTCAGGGTGGTGgatgagatgatgatggtccCCGTCTTGCCTATTGTCgcctagcagcagcatcacccCATGCCGTTCCCCGTAtcgagggaaaaaaaaaaaaaaactcttcAGTCGTTTTGTCTACGGGGGCTCAACAACGTGCTCTGCAAACCCTGGTCCCATAACAACAGCGTCAGTTCTCGTAATCCCGTACATCAGCTGCATACCTGTCTCTTGTAAATGAAAACCACCAACAGCCCACACTCCGGGCATACTCGTCTCTTgtaaatgaagaagaagggggaaaaaaacggCCGTCTTCAGCCCCAGCCGGCCCTATTCATCTTCACAACTCCATCTTTTCAATCAAAACAAGCTCCAACCCGGAGCGCCTTTCGGTACAATTTTCACCTGCCGAGACAAATAGCGGCCACTGGCAGCCACACACCCCTGATCACTTCACGCTGCCCAGCACGcgtaaaaaaaagaccacACCAAAAAGGTTGCCCCAGACtctcccccccctccctcccgctactcctttttttacttcaCCCACTGCCGAGCCCTGTCCGAACCCGCCAGACgctaaaagagaaaaaaagtacgTTAGGGCTTTCTTCCAGGTCACCCTCGGGCGGCTAATTCCAGCCGGGACCCTGTCTCCCCAAGTCGTaggtaataaaaaagaagacggagcCACTTGATAAGCACAAGAGAGCCGGTAGCATCGATCTCGCTGTCCCATCATCCAACGACCCAACCGAGACTCCCCGAAAGTCAAAACCATCGCCTTctcgcctcgtcgtcgtcgccgcccgCCCCCCCGCGTATCGCTGTGCccatccatcgccaatcCGATTAGATAGATATACTTGGTCTAGGAGTGGCTCTgtggccccccctcccccctccccccttgcGCATGTCGCTGCCGCCGAATCCAGCCATGCCGCCGCCTCGGGCTCAGCCGCAGTCGCCGTTCCTCGCTACGGCCCTGGTGTATCCTGGCGgcgccggcagcagcagcagcagcagcacgagcaCGGGCACGAGCACGACTATAGGTAGCTTCGCCgtcaacggcggcggcggcgacgtggCTGGCCTTAGCCCGGGCAGCAGTAGCGctggcatgggcatgggcatggcttcagcttcagcttcagcgtcGGCGTCGGCTTCACGACACGCCCAGGACGCCTCGCTGTCGCTGGCCCCGTTGACGTCGCCCATTGGCGGTGGAGGAACTGGCGGCCACAGTCACCAGCAGGACCTGCACCTCGTCGATGCTGCCGACGGCGGCCACACCgccagcatcagcctcgGGGGTCCGTCGTCGCccgtcgacgccgccgacCTGTCCTCGCGCCGCCCGGGCAAGCGTCCGGCCGCCCGCGGCACGGCCTTTTACCCCCGGAAGCGCGCCAACACGGCCTGCCAGGTGTGCAGGGCGCGCAAGACAAAGTGCGACAACAAGAAGCCCGCCTGCAGCTACTGCGTCAGCGTGGGCGCTACGTGCATCCAGTCGCCCGTCGACCTGTCCAGCTTCGACCCCGCCAGCCTGAAGATCCTCGATCGCatcgacgagctggagcgcCTGCTGCGCCATGCCGTGCCCATccctggcgctggagccTCTGGGTCCGGGGGGATCGTCCGGGATCGCCTCCTCCCCCGGTGCGGGTGCGGCGGCGCCACAGCCGGCTCTGGCGCCTCCCGGCCccggctccggctccggctccgCGTTCGCCGgccaccagcagcgcttGCCCCCGCTGAGGGCCGGCGGCTTCGACCTACACGGCGTCAAGcacgccgacgacgacggcgtcaCCATCAGCAGCCTGCTGCCCCAGCGTGTGGATCACATCCTGCAGTGGCCAATCTTCCACAATTCCGGGTCCCACCACCACTCGCCAGCCTCTTATCGCGCCCCTCCCGATGCCATCGCGACGCCGCCCTCGGGATCGGCCTCGCTGGCCGGCCTCATCGACATGGACTCGCACCGCATCTACCGCCTGCTGGACAACTTCTTCCTGCACATCCACTGCAAGAACCCGATCCTGGACGAGGTGCTGGCCCGCCGCATGGTTCTAAACGCCTTtctcgacggcatcgactGGTCGCCCGCCTCGTGCCTGGCCCTCATCATCTGCGCCCTCGGCTGCATCGCCACGCCCTTTGGCCCCAGCGGCGAGACCAAGCTGGGCACGCAGACGTACAATGACTCGCAAATCTTCTTCCAGGCGGCGCAGAAGCGCATCGGCATCCTGCTGGTGCGCTCCGACATTGTGGGCGCGCAGTGCCTGTTCCTGTCGGGCATCTACCTCATGATGGTCTTCCAGCCCGTCTACGCctggcgcttcttctcccaggcCCTGGCCGCGTGCCAGCACTTCCCCTTCCTCGCCCGCGCCCAGAACCTCAGCGCCTCGCTCGACTCCATGGAGATGGGCCGCCAGGACACGCAGGAGCAGGCCGTCTACTGGTCCGCCTGGAAGTCGGAGCGCGAGCTGCGCCAGGAGCTGGACCTGCCCGACTTTGACATCCTGCACGCCGGCAGCACGCTGTACCCGCCCTTCTTCCCCGCGCCGCCCGTGGCCCCGGCCGAGTCGCCGGACGGGCCCGACTCGGAGACGCAGCGCGCCCGCGCCGCCTGGCTCTTCTACCTGGCCGAGATTTCGCTGCGCCGCCTGACCAGCCGCCTGTCGCGCGAGGTGCTGGACCTGCGCCAAAAGTACGCCTCGGACGCGGTGCTGCTCGACATGCTGCTCGACATGATGCCCGAGTACGAGGCCCAGATCGGCGAGTGGTCCGAGAGCCTGCCGGCCGACCTGTCCATCCACACGCCCGTCGACGAGGACGGCATCTGCCGCTCCGTGCTGCGCGGCCGCATGATCAACCTCTTTGAGCAGCTCTACTGGCCCTTTGTcatggccagcatcagcgccCACGTCGCCCGCCGCGCCGTCAAGCCCGCTGTCGCCGACTTCGCCAAGCGCGGGCTCGAGACGCACATGCTGCAGGTGCGCGTCAACAAGCCCGGcttccaccaccgccaccacgGCAGCATGTTCATGATCCGCGCCTGCACGCGCAgcgcgctggtgctgctggccgcgGCGAGGGCCGGGTGCGCCATGCCCACGGACTGGGAGGACTCGGTGTACAAGACGGTGGGCATGCTGGCCTACTGGGAGGACGAGGACAGGGACTTGATACACTGGCGGGCGACGCTGGAGCGGGAGCTTTCCCTGACGCGGCATGAATGAAGACCAAAAACGATaccttttacttttttactttttttcttataatgATGGCAGATTAattcatttcttctcttgcgaGGAGCGGCAGTTTGACTCTTGTCTTGATCTTTCCTTGTTTACTTCTGTATGTACTTTTCTTTAGCTTACAAGTAGAATGCGGTACGACATGAGCACATGCCACGGAGTCGTGGTGCAGAAGATCATAACGACTAGGCACAACCACATGGTAGtacctactacctactatCCCTGCTTTCTGTGTGGAGAAACCGGCAAGCTAGCTATTTTACTGGGGACTGTACATGTCGCGAGGGATCCAAACAAAAGAACAGCGTCTTATTTCATCTCGCCTTTATTCATTAGTTCCGGGGATACTAACGTTTTCAATACCATCTAACCTTCAAGCCAACTGCCCAACTGCCCAATGATCTGCTACAATTAGTGCCTGCGGAGTATTACCATGCACCACCAGTCATGCTGTCTCCAGGTGGGAAATGATATTACTCCGCTGCCAAACAGTTTCGAATGAGCTGTAGTTCATCGGGGAGTGTCGCTCCAGTCAGCTTTTGGCGCTAGTCGACTAGTAACAACACTGCGTCAGGCTTCTTTACTTGATCAACGACGTTCCATTCCTTTCGGGACAACCTGTCGGATAATCCgctgcttgtttgtttttacGAGATGAAATGATGGTTGCTACTGGTTTAACTTCATACTCACGCGACACTTTGAGGCAACGTTAGAGCCATGCGTTGCGGTGGGTATTGGGCCTGTTAGTTCGTGGGACAAGCGTAATGAGTCAAGCTGGCCAAAATGATGGATATCCGTCAACCGcccatttctttctttcttctcttctgtttTCTCactcctctctctctcttcctgtTTTACTGCATTTGTGATTCATCATACAACTTGTCATGACAAGTAACAGCCCTGAGATGATCGATAATTGCCATCTTACCCCCCCTCTGCTCAATCGCTATTTCACTCTGCTAGTGAAACTGCAGATTCTACAATTTGTTGACTAACTTGATAGGCATCAAAGACAAGCTTCTATAAATCCACGTCTCGTTCGAAACATCTTGCTATGCAACAGTTTCTCGATATGCCAAACGAGCTAGCTACATCTTCGTCAAACAAGACTATATGTAGCATATGaccaaacaaaacaaacaacacaCATTGTGCGCACAAATCGCCTTTACTCCCAAATTGCCCACCCATGAGACCAAAAGCAATACAAGATCCATCCATGCTTCGATGCTTCGATGCTCTCGACACGTCTACGCGCCGtttccctccatctcccatATCCTAACAACAAGTAAAAGCATGGCCCGCCATCTCTCTTTCACATCTCCAAATGCCTACATTTGTTCTTGCATAAAATTTCACATCTATAAATATTCACATCTTTACCTTCGTCCTCGTGCCTCAGAAGCATCCAAGAAAGAGGGGTCCTTGATACTGCCGCCTGCGTCGTCTAATCCCGCGACGGGCCTGTTGTAGCTAAAGTTGACAAACTGATCCTGCATCGTCTTGGAAAGCACAAAATCGTCGGGGAGCGAGTCTTGGGCGGGTTCGTCGGTAAACTGCTTATCAAAGTTGATTGTGTCGAGTGCATTGGCCTAATTCGTCTCTTGTTAGTCCATCTTTTGACCCCAGGATGACTTTGacagaagagggagagagtgGGTTGAAAGAATGAGACCTACCACGTGGGGCTTGAATGTTGGTTCATATTTGCGCTGCAGGAGCTTCTTCCAGTCAATGCCGTGGAAAAAGGGGTGCGACTTGATCTCAGTGGACCCATTGACTCCCAGTCTCTTGGTCGGGTCTCGATCCAGAAGCTTGGTTAGCAGGTCCCTCGCCGCCGGAGGCACAACGTCGTAGCCGGGGAAGTTCAAGGGGGGCCGTCAAGATTTTGCGATACATTTCGTTGGTGTTCTCGTCATAGAATGGCGGCAGGCCCGTCAGCATTTCGTATAGTAGCACGCCGAGCGTCCACCAGTCTACTGTTTTACCGTAGCCTTCTCCCTTCAACAATTCGGGCGCCAGATACTCGGGAGTGCCGACAAACGTGTTTGTAGAATCCTCGTCCTTCATCTCGAGCTTACACAGCCCAAAGTCACAGAGAGCAATGTGGCCCTGGTAGTCAAGAAGAATATTCTCGGGCTTCAGATCCCGATAGACGACGTTGAACCCGTGCAGACATTCGAGAGCACAGAGTAGCTCGGCAGTATAGAATCGAGAGCGGTTGATATCAAAGCGCCCTTCCTTtgaaagatggaagaacAGCTCTCCGCCATTCACAAACGCCAACACAAAGTAGAGCTTTTCCGGGGACTGGAAACTAAACTTTAACGGGACGATGAAGGGGTTGTTGATCTGAGCAAGGACGGAGCGTTCGGCGAGTGTGTGCGTAACTTCGGAACGCGAAATGATTTTGGCCTTTCGAATGGTCTTGATGGCGTAGATGCGGCCGGTATCCTTTTTCTGAACCTGCATCACCTTTCCAAAACTGCCCTTGCCAACAAGCGTGAGAAGGTGAAAGTCATCAATCGTGAGCTTGCCGACGCGATTTTCAACAAAATCAACGCCAATTTGGAGCTTGCCTGTTCCATTCTGTAGTTCAAACCAGCCCTGCCCGCTGTAACCCTGAGACTGTGGGCGTTCACCCTTTTTGCCTGATGCTTCAGACGCAGTCTCGAATCTGGGATTGACGCGAACGGATCCCAGAAAGATGTCTTGGGATCTACCAGCCGCGGCTGGGTTTCTCATAAAGAGCGAGACCGTCAACTCGCCAACACGCGACACGTCAAATTTGTACTGGGTGTTGGAACCAGCCCAAACAGGGTTCTCGGGGTTGCCATCAACAGAGTTGATGAAAACTTGGTTCTTGTCAAAATCCACCAGCGCATACGGCATGTATTTGGTCGACACACGGCCATGGTTGGTCGGAATGCCTTTGAATCCCGATCCGGTTGACTGCGGTCTGGCAGATGCACTCTGGCGGACAGAGCTCAGCGCATCTCCAGCAGAGTGGGTGCCAGTCGGGTGGCCTGCGGCTATGACATCTTGATATTCCTcggggagagagaggccgCGGGCTTCGAAAAGGGTAAGGACGAGGATGCCAGGTTTCGGTGGCTTGACGACGGGCGCCTGTGTGAGGCCTTCTATGGTGGCTAGAGGGCGGAGAAGGACAATCAGTTAGAGGAGATTTAAGAGTATGGGATGAAATGCGCTGATTAAACATACCGGCGCCGTTCGCATCGGAGATACTATTGACGTCAGACGGGGTCGAAGTGCCGCTCTTGTCTTTGGTCTTGTCTCTGCCGGAGGGCgatgaagactttgagaAGCCCAGATGGGTTTCTTTGAGCTCTAGAGAATGGAATCAAGAAGTCAGTTACCAGAAAGAGTAAAAGATGAAGTCTTTCACGCAGCAGCATGGTGATTGATGTCTCAGCCGCTGCTGGCCGAGGCTGATGCTATTCCCAGGCTCAGTCCCATCGAACCAGCCTGATCACAGCAATCCCTCGCAGTGCAAGCGGAGATGATTGAGCAACCcggagaagcaaagaaaccGCCAGAAGGACAAGGGCCCAAAATGACAAGCACCGAGGCCGTGGCTAGCCATGACACACTCACTTTTGGTCAGGTTCCACGACATGGTTTGCACCAGCGCAGCGAGGCTGGAGATTCCAGCAACAGAcacggcggcgatggtggcAGCGACGCagcgacgaagacgatgtAACGAATGAGCCTGAGCGGCCTGGAATCGGgaattgatgctgctggcccgGGATTTGGAATTGCTGGGTCCGGGTGTTTGGGTCGAGGTTGTGGATTTGGAATCGCGAGACGAATGGCCTTGAGTTGTGCTTATGCTTGGTTTGACACCCGGAGATGGTGTGGCTGTTGAGGGGAGAGCACGAGGCGCAGAGGGGCTGGGCTGAGGCGCATGCCAGAGGGACCACAGCAGTGCTGAGCGCTGCGGGAGGGGCTGCGCACAGGAGGCGCTGGGTGACGGGTGCTAGGTCTCTAAAACACAGCGGTCAATACATTGATGTGGCTGTGGTTGGCATGTGAGCATGTGAACAGGTGAGGAAGAAATTGGCAGAAATTGCAATATGACTTTGCAGTTAAATGCTGGCTATTGAATGCTTGAGGCTTcaagatggctgctgcaTAAAGGAGATTGTGACTAGTATTCGTAATCGTAATCTTATGCTCTCGTTCATATGCTCATTCTGGAGCGTCAGGCCTCCAAGCTGAATGCCGCATGGCTTACCGGAATTGATACGAGTCCCTGGTTCAGAACTGACAACATCTTCCACTCGCATCTTGCTTTCATCAGAACATACGAAATCAAGACAGTAGCAACTCCATAACAGAATACATTCGAGATGCGTCATATCAACACTAAGTCGTATTCCATCAGACACTGGTTGTCATGCCATGcagctactactagtaggtacgCACCAGCAGAtctagaaagaaaagattacAGAATCTCAAAACCCATGCCCAAGCCCAAAACATGGGGTGCATATCGTCCGTATTACCCTTTGGAATCCcctgaaaaaaagagagaagcacaACACACAACAAAAACCCCGCACTAAGGAAAACCCCTAACCCTGCTACCGAACAGCCGTATTAGCAAAAGTTGTTTAGCATCAACTCCCCCCCCAAAACATTTGTCACGacctttgctctttttttcctactCGAGTCTAGCGCCAGCAGCTAGCTCCAGGGACCCGATTGCGTCATGTCACGATAGGACATCAAACTGGAGCCCAAGCCAAtggaatattttttttttggaccCTCATTGGTAATTTTTTGTGTAGacccttgttttttttactgAGACGCTGATGACTGTATACTATCGTGAATGAAAATATATAACAATTGTCCTGTTGTTTCATTCCCGTCattcccatcatcatcatcaacatcgtACATCTttgacatcatcatcagccactTATATAAACCACCACAGCTCTCAACCTCAACCCCTCACCCACCAACAACCTCCCTCCCCCTTCTAtacaccatcaccaacacacacatcaccaccaccatgaTCTTCAACAACCTCTTCTCACGGCTCTCCCGCCCCTTCACAGCCGCCACCCGCCTCTCCATCGCCCCCGAATCCCCCGCAGCCACAACCTCCCTCCCCGAAGGCGCCCAGCGCTGCACCGTCGCCGCCGGCTGCTACTGGGGCACCGAGCACCTCTACCGCAAGCACTTTTCCGGCAAGGGCCTCATCGACGCAAAGGTCGGCTTCATCGGCGGCGACCTGACCAACCCTTCCTACCGCGCCGTCTGCGGCGGCAAGACCGGCCGTATGTTACCCTTCCCCTTCTATCAAATCAACATCAATTCTCACAGCTAACACCACGCAGACGCCGAGGCCGCAGAAATCATCTTCGACCCATCCCAAGTCTCCTACCGCCAGCTCATCGAGTTCTTCTACCGCATGCACGACCCCACAACCCTCAACCGCCAAGGCCCCGACACCGGCCCGCAGTACCGCTCCGCCATCTACTTCCACAGCGACGAGCAGGAGCGCATCGCCCGCGACGTCACCGAAAAGGCAAACGCCCAGTGGTGGCAGGGCAAGATTGTCACCGAGATTGCGCCCGCCGGCCAGTGGTGGACCGCCGAGGAGTACCACCAGCTGTACCTGGAGAGGAACCCCGAGGGCTATGAGTGCCCGAGTCACTTCCTGAGACCGCTCAAGGATCTGGAGTGATTgataaaagagaagagggggaAGAGATAAAGGGGACGTTatgaaaagatggaagacggGAGGCAAATTCCATCTGTGAAACGATAATTCAACATTCACTGTATACCCATTGTATTTATACATTCCACAGCGCAGTCATTGCAAGTTCAACCAGAAAGGGTCATGGATAGTCTTTATTTTAAACAAATttaacattttttttttcttaatactatttttttttaatcatttttgtctttattttataatcCTCCACTTATTGATACAACGGGAACGCCATGCTTCCCATATAAAgttgagagagaaaaacgTAAATCATCCATTGAGCGGAGTTTATCTCtcgcaaaaaaaatccctttgCTTAAAAATGTTCCAATCACACCCCTCCACCGTTCCTCTCATTATTTCCCTTTTATTCTCTTGCAGTTCAGACGCTCATGGTGGCTTATTTCCTCCGGTTCTGGTTCAGCATCAGAATCTGCACCATGCGGATGAAAATGTTCAAAAAGTCCAACTCTAGCGAGATACTCTCGTTGACGGGATCCCGCTTGATAACACCAGCCTGAGCCAGGCGGGCGTGATGAAGCACCTTTTGCACGTCATACAGggtgaagccgccaaagacggcaAGACCACCGTACAGCCAGATGTTCTGAGTGAAAGCCAGTGTTCGCACGGCGGTAGCAGGGATGACAAGAGGGGCCAGGCCAgaggcggcgatgatggcagcacCGGCCAG from Trichoderma atroviride chromosome 3, complete sequence encodes the following:
- a CDS encoding uncharacterized protein (EggNog:ENOG41~TransMembrane:12 (i53-70o102-125i132-150o156-174i186-206o226-243i311-334o346-366i375-396o408-429i441-462o474-493i)), translated to MGLSEDEKRVGAPLETHVSGVDDFSSPKDETVRVDIQREHELTVKEVFVKHPALVFWAFYWAMAGVGWGFDAQVNGGMLSVQSFRRDFGYIYQGKAVLPADWLSAFNTVSSVGQFFGGFACSWVADRWGRKAALLMGVAVVAGGILGEMFSSVKGAFLVSKLILGFGLGFYLTLSPLAASECAPVAFRGIATAGVQFGIGTGQLLSNVAIKGFGGWESRWAYRAPFAIQLFFCAFLLVLLPFAPETPWHLARVGKREQATKALRKLYGASVDINAKLATLEATIAEEEASGSEQGSFVQCFKSTNLVRTAISMGVFVCQHFTGIIFVLGFSTYFFELAGLPTEKSFDLGIGVTACGLGGNILSWIIMNSFGRRRIFVSCMCILTAILFLIGIMDVVPTAGAKWVQASLTVVYAFFYYVGLGAMAFAILGETSSTSLRAPTIALATATQAVMGIAFNFAIPYMVNPDEANLKGKVGFIFGGLALIATAWSWFFVPELKGRTFDEIDRMFQAKVPPRKMGSYQLTPY
- a CDS encoding uncharacterized protein (EggNog:ENOG41), with translation MPCPSLALEPLGPGGSSGIASSPGAGAAAPQPALAPPGPGSGSGSAFAGHQQRLPPLRAGGFDLHGVKHADDDGVTISSLLPQRVDHILQWPIFHNSGSHHHSPASYRAPPDAIATPPSGSASLAGLIDMDSHRIYRLLDNFFLHIHCKNPILDEVLARRMVLNAFLDGIDWSPASCLALIICALGCIATPFGPSGETKLGTQTYNDSQIFFQAAQKRIGILLVRSDIVGAQCLFLSGIYLMMVFQPVYAWRFFSQALAACQHFPFLARAQNLSASLDSMEMGRQDTQEQAVYWSAWKSERELRQELDLPDFDILHAGSTLYPPFFPAPPVAPAESPDGPDSETQRARAAWLFYLAEISLRRLTSRLSREVLDLRQKYASDAVLLDMLLDMMPEYEAQIGEWSESLPADLSIHTPVDEDGICRSVLRGRMINLFEQLYWPFVMASISAHVARRAVKPAVADFAKRGLETHMLQVRVNKPGFHHRHHGSMFMIRACTRSALVLLAAARAGCAMPTDWEDSVYKTVGMLAYWEDEDRDLIHWRATLERELSLTRHE
- a CDS encoding uncharacterized protein (TransMembrane:1 (o56-74i)), producing MGDVNGASDSEASWACREADADAEAEAEAMPMPMPALLLPGLRPATSPPPPLTAKLPIVVLVPVLVLLLLLLPAPPGYTRAVARNGDCG